Below is a genomic region from Longimicrobium sp..
GTCCCCATCGCGATGGGGATCCCGGCGTCGCGCAAGAGGCGCAGGTTGGCGTACATGGTCTGGCGCTGCGTGGCCACGCGCTGGCGGAAGCCGGCCAGCCGCGCCTCGGGGATCACGGACGGCAGCGAGTCGGTGATCGCCACCTTCCGCCGCGTGTCGGGGTCCACGCACGCCAGCGACACGCCGGTGCTGTCGAAGTGGTGCGTGTAGAGCTGCACGTAGCCGTCCGTCACCGTGAGCGTGGGCGTGTAGGTGGCGCCGGCCTGCCGGGCGAGCGCGATGAACTCGTCGTCCACCGGCTTGTCGTCCACGGAATGGACCAGCAGGCGGGCGCCGGCGCGCAGCGCGTCCTTGGCCTGCCACAGGTCGGTGGCGTGCACGATCAGGGGGATGCCGCCGCGCCGCGCCTCGGCCGCCGCGATGCGCAGGCGCGCCTTGAACACGGTGGTATCGGGCGAGGTCTCCTCGGCCAGGTACCACACCTTGATGGCGTCGCTGCGGTTGTGCACCATCATCCGCGCGCCGGCCAGCGTGGCGCTGTCGCTGCCGGTGAACACGAACTGGCGCGCGGCGGGAACGTTCACCCAGTGGTCGAGCGTGGAGAGGAGCGGCCCCGCGGCGGCCACGTGCGGCGCGGCGCTGCTGGCCTCGGCGCGCGCCCGCAGCGGCCACGTCCACGGATAGCCGCCCACGTCGAACGTCGCCGTCACCCCGGCGCACAGGTAGCTGCGGAAGAATCGCTCCGGGTGCCGCTCCAGTTCGGAAACGATGCTGTCGTACGGGAGGCGCGCGCGCACGTCCACCGCGTCCGGCCGCCCGTCCGCCCACCCGGTCTGCGAGTAGTGCACGTGCGCGTCGACGAGTCCCGGGATGACCCACTTCCCGCGCGCGTCGATCACCTCCACGTCCGGCGCGACCGTGCACGCGCCCACGCACTCGATCTTCCCCCCGCGCATCACCACCGTGGCGTCGCGCCGCGGCGGCGCGCCGGTGCCGTCGACCACCGTGGCGTGCGTCAGCGCGAACGCCGGCACCGGCCCGTCGCCGGGCGAGGCGAAGGCGGTGCTCACGGCCACCTTCCAGCTCCCGTCCGGCTGCCGCACCATCACCCGCTCCGACACGCCACGCGACGTCTGACCCTGCGTCACGCGGTAGCGGTAGGTGCCGTAGACCACGCCCGGGGCCACGGGGACGACCTCGAAGTGCGTGGCCACGAGCGTGTCGGGCCAGGTGGTGTCGCGCTGCGCGGCCAGCGGCTGATAGCCGTAGTTCACGCCGCCGGGGCCCACGCGCGCCAGCCGCGGGCTCTGCAGGTAGTGGCGCAGGTACGCCGCGCGGTCGTGGTGGTGGATCGCGGCGATGTTGCCGCGGAAGAAGGCCAGCGCCTGCGCCGAGTCCGCCGCGCGCTGTGCCGCCGTCCAGGTGCGCGCCTGCGCGCCGAGGTCCGCCGCGACCAGCGACAGCAGCGCGGCCGTCAGGACGATGCGTCTCATCGGGGAGATGGCGTTCGGGGGATGGAGATTTCGGGGACGGGGAGAAGACTACGCGAGGCGCCGACCGGCTGCAATCGGGGCCGTCCCTCTCTCCTCCGATCGAAATCGGTCAGGGAGAAACTGATGACATTCACCGACGTGGACCCCGCGAGCTGCCGCCTGCGGCGCCAAGTGGGCGGTCGCGACAAGCAGGAATCGCGGCCAGCGGCCGGTTTGCTGTTGTCCGCCGTGAGTCCGGCGGCGTCCAGATGTGTGTACGGATCCGATTGATCGTGCCCCGGGTGGCGGTGTTCTGGCGATGCATTGACCCCCGCCGGGACGCTTCGTTAGCCATTCCCATGAACAGATCGACCGGTGGTCAAAGTAGCCACAACCGCGGCAATGACCGGGAGAAGAGGCTCGCCCGGGCGTGGCACCACGTGCCCACCGCGCTCCTGCGCCAGTTCACCGCCGACCTCATCGCGGAGCACCGCATCCGCGGCGTGGCCGAGATGGCCAGGCTCTCGAAGGAAACCATCCGCAAGTTCGCGGGCGGCTTCGGCGAGCCGAGCTACGCGACCCGGCGCGCGCTGGGCGAGCTCTTCCTGGACCTCTACCCGGGAGGAGTGATGGCGGAGACGACCGCATCGGCGGAGGAGAAGCGATGGAAGATCCGGCCGCGGCTGATCGAGCTGCTGCCGGAGGGCGAGCCCGCGGCGCGGGCCGTGGTGGCGCTCGTGTTCCGGCTCGCGGGGCGCTTCCCCGACCAGCTTCCCGAGAACCTGGCCGACGTCGAGGAGTGGATGGACCTGCAGGTGCGCGGCGAATACTGGGCGGCGCGCCACTACGGCGAGATCGCGCGCGTGGCGAACGAGCGCGAGGCCCGGCGCGAGCGCAAGCGCGGGCGCCGGCGCAGGCCGGCCCGGCGCGCGGCGGACGTCGGGTGAGCGCCGGCGGGCTTGTCCGCGCCGGAGGCGGCGGCGAGGTTGTCGCGCTCGCGAACCCGCTCCCCGTGCCGATCTCCGCTTGCCCAGCCTGGACGCACTGATCTCGAACCTCCCCGCGCGCCCGGACCCGGCCGCGCTGGTGGCGGGCTTCGTCCCCCCTCGCCGGTTCGCGGAGAAGCGCTTCGAGAACTATCACCCCGACCCGCGCCACCCGTCCCAGGGGGAAGCGGTGTGGCGGCTGCGGGAGATCGCGGACGAGCTGCGCATCGCGAGCGATGCCGGGCTGGGGCGGCGGATCCGCGCGCTCTTCGGCGGCGGGGGAGGGCGGGGAAGCGGCGTGTACCTGGACGGCGGCTTCGGCGTGGGGAAGACGCACCTGCTGGCGGCGCTCTGGAACGCCGCGCCGGGGCCGGGCGCCTACCTCAGCTTCGACGAGCTGGTCCACACCATCGGCCTGCTGGGAGTGGAGGGGACGCGCGCGGCGTTCCGCGGGCGGAAGCTCGTCGCCGTGGACGAGTGGGAGCTGGACGATCCCGGCAACCTGAAGATGGCGCTGGCGTTCCTGCGCGGCGCGCTGGCGGACGGCATCCGCGTCGCCACGACGTCGAACACCATTCCCGACGAGCTGGGGCGCGGGCGCTTCGACCAGAAGAGCTTCCGCGCGGAGATCGAGGAGCTGGCCGGGGCCTTCGAGGTGCTGGAGATCGCCGGCGAGGACTTCCGCCACCGCCGCTTCGAGGCGGACCCCGGCCGCGCGTACTTCCTCGACGACGCGGCGCTGGCGGAGGCCGCGTCGCGGGCGGGCGGCGGCGCGCTGGCGACGGACTTTCCCGCGCTTCTGGCCGCGCTGGGCGAGGTGCACCCGATCCGCTACGTGGCGCTGGTGGAGAGCATCGACGCGCTGCTGGTGAGGGACGTACGGCCGTTCACGGCGCTGTTCGACGGGCTGCGCTGGGTGCACTTCGTGGACAAGCTGTACGATCGCGCCGTTCCCCTGGCGATGTCGTCCGATGCCGCGCTCGGCGAGCTCTTCCCCGCGTCGTTCCTCGCGGGCGCGTACGGGAAGAAGTTCTCGCGCTGCCTCTCGCGCATGGAGGAGATGCTGGGCGAGCGGGAGGACGAGGCGCCGCCGACGGAGGGTTGAGGGCGGCTGCAGAAGCCGAGACGCGGGGAGGGGACGGGATGCCGCGGCCGCATTGAAGTTCCGGAAAACCGCCCGCCGCCAGCACTTCCGCACGTCGTTCGGTACAACGGCTAAGTTCGGCACCTGATTTGCGTTACCCGCCGCCCGACGACGGATCGGAGGGTCCGTCGCGGTGGACACACGAATGGGTGGAGGAGACGTATGGGTATCCTGTGGATGATCATCATCGGCCTGATCGCCGGCGCGCTCGCCAAGCTGATCATGCCGGGGCGCGACCCGGGCGGCATCATCGTCACCATCCTGCTCGGCATCGCGGGCTCGCTGGTGGGCGGCTTCCTGTTCGGCGGCTCGGACGGGCGCGTGGGGCTGATCGGCTCGGTGGTGGGCGCGCTGATCCTCCTCGGGCTCTACAGGCTGATCGTCGGCCGCCGGTCCACGCTCTGACGCCGGCGAATCGATGCCTGAGCGGAGCGAGGCCATGCCGGCCGAGGAGCTGAAGGAGGTGCTGACGCACGAGCTGGGCGACCTGCTGTACGCCGAGCGGCGCATCCTCACCATGCTCAAGACGATGGAGCGCGAGGTCACCGACCCGCAGGTGAAGGCGCGGATCGAGGAGCACCGCGGCGAGACGGAAGAGCAGATCGAGCGGCTGGAGCAGGCGTTCGAGGCCATCGGCGAGAAGGCCAAGGCCGAGAAGTGCCCGGGGATCATCGGGCTGAAGGAGGAGCACGATTCCTTCAAGCGCGAGGAGAAGCCCAGCAAGCCGCAGCTCGAGGCGTTCGACCTGGGTTCCGGGCTGCGCGTGGAGCACTACGAGATCGCCGCGTACCGCACCGCGATCGCGCTGGCCACGGCACTCGGCGAGGCGGAGTGCGCGCGGCTTCTCCAGGAAAGCCTGGTGGAGGAGGAAGCGATGGCGAAGTTCCTGGAGAAGAACGCCGTTGCCTCGCTCCGCAAGCTGATGGGGAAGGCGAGGGTGAAGGCCGCGGCCTGAGCCGCTCCCGGCCCTCGACGCGACGAGCCCCCAACCGGTCATCCGGCGGGGGCTCGTCGCGTCTCCAAGCCTATGGACGGACAGAGATAAAGATGGCCTCACGCAGAGGAGCAGAGAACCCCTCCGCTGCCTCTGCTCCTCTGCGTGAGCAAAATTCTTTTCAGTCGTCCAGCGAGCGGCGCTGGCGCTTGACTTCCGAGCGGCGCTTCTTGGCGCGGAGGCGCTCCTCGCGGGCGGCCTGGCTGGGGCGCGTCTTCTTCCGCTTCTTCGGCACCACCAGCGCCTGCCGCACCAGCTCCACGAAGCGCTCGGTGACGGCTTCCCGGTTCTGGTGCTGGCTGCGGTGCTCGCTGGCGGCCAGCAGCAGCACCCCCTCGCCGTTGATGCGGTTCGCCAGCTTCTCGCGGATGCGCGTGCGCTGCTCCTCGCTCACGCTGGGCGACGCGTCCACGTCCCACGCCAGCTCCACGCGGGTGGACGAGGTGTTGACGTGCTGGCCGCCGGGCCCCCCGGAGCGCGTGGCCCGATAGGTGAGCTCCGCCCGGGGCACCCACAGCGAGTCGTTGATGGCCAGCACGCCGTCGTCGGGC
It encodes:
- a CDS encoding ferritin-like domain-containing protein, with the protein product MPERSEAMPAEELKEVLTHELGDLLYAERRILTMLKTMEREVTDPQVKARIEEHRGETEEQIERLEQAFEAIGEKAKAEKCPGIIGLKEEHDSFKREEKPSKPQLEAFDLGSGLRVEHYEIAAYRTAIALATALGEAECARLLQESLVEEEAMAKFLEKNAVASLRKLMGKARVKAAA
- a CDS encoding GlsB/YeaQ/YmgE family stress response membrane protein, with amino-acid sequence MGILWMIIIGLIAGALAKLIMPGRDPGGIIVTILLGIAGSLVGGFLFGGSDGRVGLIGSVVGALILLGLYRLIVGRRSTL
- a CDS encoding amidohydrolase family protein — protein: MRRIVLTAALLSLVAADLGAQARTWTAAQRAADSAQALAFFRGNIAAIHHHDRAAYLRHYLQSPRLARVGPGGVNYGYQPLAAQRDTTWPDTLVATHFEVVPVAPGVVYGTYRYRVTQGQTSRGVSERVMVRQPDGSWKVAVSTAFASPGDGPVPAFALTHATVVDGTGAPPRRDATVVMRGGKIECVGACTVAPDVEVIDARGKWVIPGLVDAHVHYSQTGWADGRPDAVDVRARLPYDSIVSELERHPERFFRSYLCAGVTATFDVGGYPWTWPLRARAEASSAAPHVAAAGPLLSTLDHWVNVPAARQFVFTGSDSATLAGARMMVHNRSDAIKVWYLAEETSPDTTVFKARLRIAAAEARRGGIPLIVHATDLWQAKDALRAGARLLVHSVDDKPVDDEFIALARQAGATYTPTLTVTDGYVQLYTHHFDSTGVSLACVDPDTRRKVAITDSLPSVIPEARLAGFRQRVATQRQTMYANLRLLRDAGIPIAMGT
- the zapE gene encoding cell division protein ZapE; this translates as MPSLDALISNLPARPDPAALVAGFVPPRRFAEKRFENYHPDPRHPSQGEAVWRLREIADELRIASDAGLGRRIRALFGGGGGRGSGVYLDGGFGVGKTHLLAALWNAAPGPGAYLSFDELVHTIGLLGVEGTRAAFRGRKLVAVDEWELDDPGNLKMALAFLRGALADGIRVATTSNTIPDELGRGRFDQKSFRAEIEELAGAFEVLEIAGEDFRHRRFEADPGRAYFLDDAALAEAASRAGGGALATDFPALLAALGEVHPIRYVALVESIDALLVRDVRPFTALFDGLRWVHFVDKLYDRAVPLAMSSDAALGELFPASFLAGAYGKKFSRCLSRMEEMLGEREDEAPPTEG
- the arfB gene encoding alternative ribosome rescue aminoacyl-tRNA hydrolase ArfB; this translates as MPDDGVLAINDSLWVPRAELTYRATRSGGPGGQHVNTSSTRVELAWDVDASPSVSEEQRTRIREKLANRINGEGVLLLAASEHRSQHQNREAVTERFVELVRQALVVPKKRKKTRPSQAAREERLRAKKRRSEVKRQRRSLDD